One genomic segment of Tursiops truncatus isolate mTurTru1 chromosome 4, mTurTru1.mat.Y, whole genome shotgun sequence includes these proteins:
- the TRPC1 gene encoding short transient receptor potential channel 1 isoform X5, with translation MLTEEDPILRAFELSADLKELSLVEVEFRNDYEELARQCKMFAKDLLAQARNSRELEVILNHTSSDEPLDKRGLLEERMNLSRLKLAIKYNQKEFVSQSNCQQFLNTVWFGQMSGYRRKPTCKKIMTVLTVGMFWPVLSLCYLIAPKSQFGRIIHTPFMKFIIHGASYFTFLLLLNLYSLVYNEDKKNTMGPALERIDYLLILWIIGMIWSDIKRLWYEGLEDFLEESRNQLSFVMNSLYLATFALKVVAHNKFHDFADRKDWDAFHPTLVAEGLFAFANVLSYLRLFFMYTTSSILGPLQISMGQMLQDFGKFLGMFLLVLFSFTIGLTQLYDKDYTPKEQKDCVGIFCEQQSNDTFHSFIGTCFALFWYIFSLAHVAIFVTRFSYGEELQSFVGAVIVGTYNVVVVIVLTKLLVAMLHKSFQLIANHEDKEWKFARAKLWLSYFDDKCTLPPPFNIIPSPKTICYMISSLSKWICSHTSKGKVKRQNSLKEWRNLKQKRDENYQKVMCCLVHRYLTSMRQKMQSTDQATVENLNELRQDLSKFRNEIRDLLGFRTSKYAMFYPRN, from the exons ATGTTAACAGAGGAGGATCCAATTCTGCGAGCATTTGAACTTAGTGCTGATTTAAAAGAACTAAGCCTTGTGGAGGTGGAATTCAG GAATGATTATGAGGAACTAGCCCGGCAATGTAAAATGTTTGCTAAAGATTTACTTGCACAAGCCCGGAATTCTCGCGAATTAGAAGTTATCCTAAACCATACATCTAGTGATGAGCCTCTTGACAAACGGGGACTACtagaagaaagaatgaatttaaGTCGTCTAAAACTTGCTATCAAATATAACCAAAAGGAG TTTGTCTCCCAGTCCAACTGTCAGCAGTTCCTGAACACTGTTTGGTTTGGACAGATGTCAGGTTACCGACGTAAGCCTACCTGTAAGAAGATAATGACTGTGTTGACAGTTGGCATGTTTTGGCCAGTTTTGTCACTTTGTTATTTGATAGCTCCCAAATCTCAGTTTGGCAGAATTATTCACACACCTTTTATGAAATTTATTATTCATGGagcatcatattttacatttctgcTATTATTAAACCTATACTCTCTTGTCTACAATGAAGATAAGAAAAACACAATGGGGCCAGCCCTTGAAAGAATAGACTATCTTCTTATACTGTGGATTATTG ggATGATTTGGTCAGACATTAAAAGACTCTGGTATGAAGGGTTGGAAGACTTTTTAGAAGAATCACGTAATCAACTCAGTTTTGTCATGAATTCACTTTATTTGGCAACCTTTGCCCTCAAAGTGGTTGCTCACAACAAG TTTCATGATTTTGCTGATCGGAAGGACTGGGATGCATTCCATCCTACACTGGTGGCAGAAGGGCTTTTTGCATTTGCCAATGTTCTGAGTTATCTTCGTCTCTTTTTTATGTACACAACAAGCTCTATCTTGGGTCCATTACAG ATTTCAATGGGACAGATGTTACaagattttggaaaatttcttggaatgtttcttcttgttttgttttctttcacaatTGGACTGACACAACTGTATGATAAAGACTATACTCCAAAAGAACAGAAGGACTGTGTAGGCATCTTCTGTGAACAGCAAAGCAATGATACCTTCCATTC GTTCATCGGCACTTGCTTTGCTTTGTTCTGGTATATTTTCTCCTTAGCACATGTGGCAATCTTTGTCACAAGATTTAGCTACGGAGAAGAATTACAGTCCTTCGTCGGAGCTGTTATTGTTGGGACATACAATGTTGTGGTTGTGATTGTGCTTACTAAGCTGCTGGTGGCAATGCTTCATAAAAGTTTTCAGTTGATAGCA AATCATGAAGACAAAGAATGGAAGTTTGCTCGAGCAAAGTTGTGGCTTAGCTACTTTGATGACAAATGTACATTACCCCCACCTTTCAACATCATTCCTTCGCCAAAGACTATCTGCTATATGATTAGTAGCCTCAGTAAATGGATTTGCTCTCATACATCAAAAGGCAAGGTTAAACGGCAGAACAGCTTAAAG GAATGGAGAAATTTGAAgcaaaagagagatgaaaactacCAAAAAGTGATGTGCTGTTTAGTGCATCGTTACTTGACTTCCATGAGACAAAAGATGCAAAGTACAGATCAGGCAACTGTGGAAAATCTAAATGAACTGCGCCAAGATCTGTCAAAATTCCGAAATGAAATAAGGGATTTACTTGGCTTTCGGACTTCTAAATATGCTATGTTTTATCCAAGAAATTAG
- the TRPC1 gene encoding short transient receptor potential channel 1 isoform X7, which yields MYTTSSILGPLQISMGQMLQDFGKFLGMFLLVLFSFTIGLTQLYDKDYTPKEQKDCVGIFCEQQSNDTFHSFIGTCFALFWYIFSLAHVAIFVTRFSYGEELQSFVGAVIVGTYNVVVVIVLTKLLVAMLHKSFQLIANHEDKEWKFARAKLWLSYFDDKCTLPPPFNIIPSPKTICYMISSLSKWICSHTSKGKVKRQNSLKEWRNLKQKRDENYQKVMCCLVHRYLTSMRQKMQSTDQATVENLNELRQDLSKFRNEIRDLLGFRTSKYAMFYPRN from the exons ATGTACACAACAAGCTCTATCTTGGGTCCATTACAG ATTTCAATGGGACAGATGTTACaagattttggaaaatttcttggaatgtttcttcttgttttgttttctttcacaatTGGACTGACACAACTGTATGATAAAGACTATACTCCAAAAGAACAGAAGGACTGTGTAGGCATCTTCTGTGAACAGCAAAGCAATGATACCTTCCATTC GTTCATCGGCACTTGCTTTGCTTTGTTCTGGTATATTTTCTCCTTAGCACATGTGGCAATCTTTGTCACAAGATTTAGCTACGGAGAAGAATTACAGTCCTTCGTCGGAGCTGTTATTGTTGGGACATACAATGTTGTGGTTGTGATTGTGCTTACTAAGCTGCTGGTGGCAATGCTTCATAAAAGTTTTCAGTTGATAGCA AATCATGAAGACAAAGAATGGAAGTTTGCTCGAGCAAAGTTGTGGCTTAGCTACTTTGATGACAAATGTACATTACCCCCACCTTTCAACATCATTCCTTCGCCAAAGACTATCTGCTATATGATTAGTAGCCTCAGTAAATGGATTTGCTCTCATACATCAAAAGGCAAGGTTAAACGGCAGAACAGCTTAAAG GAATGGAGAAATTTGAAgcaaaagagagatgaaaactacCAAAAAGTGATGTGCTGTTTAGTGCATCGTTACTTGACTTCCATGAGACAAAAGATGCAAAGTACAGATCAGGCAACTGTGGAAAATCTAAATGAACTGCGCCAAGATCTGTCAAAATTCCGAAATGAAATAAGGGATTTACTTGGCTTTCGGACTTCTAAATATGCTATGTTTTATCCAAGAAATTAG
- the TRPC1 gene encoding short transient receptor potential channel 1 isoform X4, with translation MELEGIMLSEINQTEKDKHHMISLVCGMFRLDIYRCLASPALIMLTEEDPILRAFELSADLKELSLVEVEFRNDYEELARQCKMFAKDLLAQARNSRELEVILNHTSSDEPLDKRGLLEERMNLSRLKLAIKYNQKEFVSQSNCQQFLNTVWFGQMSGYRRKPTCKKIMTVLTVGMFWPVLSLCYLIAPKSQFGRIIHTPFMKFIIHGASYFTFLLLLNLYSLVYNEDKKNTMGPALERIDYLLILWIIGMIWSDIKRLWYEGLEDFLEESRNQLSFVMNSLYLATFALKVVAHNKFHDFADRKDWDAFHPTLVAEGLFAFANVLSYLRLFFMYTTSSILGPLQISMGQMLQDFGKFLGMFLLVLFSFTIGLTQLYDKDYTPKEQKDCVGIFCEQQSNDTFHSFIGTCFALFWYIFSLAHVAIFVTRFSYGEELQSFVGAVIVGTYNVVVVIVLTKLLVAMLHKSFQLIANHEDKEWKFARAKLWLSYFDDKCTLPPPFNIIPSPKTICYMISSLSKWICSHTSKGKVKRQNSLKEWRNLKQKRDENYQKVMCCLVHRYLTSMRQKMQSTDQATVENLNELRQDLSKFRNEIRDLLGFRTSKYAMFYPRN, from the exons GTTTCGTCTTGATATATATCGCTGCTTGGCCAGTCCAGCTTTAATAATGTTAACAGAGGAGGATCCAATTCTGCGAGCATTTGAACTTAGTGCTGATTTAAAAGAACTAAGCCTTGTGGAGGTGGAATTCAG GAATGATTATGAGGAACTAGCCCGGCAATGTAAAATGTTTGCTAAAGATTTACTTGCACAAGCCCGGAATTCTCGCGAATTAGAAGTTATCCTAAACCATACATCTAGTGATGAGCCTCTTGACAAACGGGGACTACtagaagaaagaatgaatttaaGTCGTCTAAAACTTGCTATCAAATATAACCAAAAGGAG TTTGTCTCCCAGTCCAACTGTCAGCAGTTCCTGAACACTGTTTGGTTTGGACAGATGTCAGGTTACCGACGTAAGCCTACCTGTAAGAAGATAATGACTGTGTTGACAGTTGGCATGTTTTGGCCAGTTTTGTCACTTTGTTATTTGATAGCTCCCAAATCTCAGTTTGGCAGAATTATTCACACACCTTTTATGAAATTTATTATTCATGGagcatcatattttacatttctgcTATTATTAAACCTATACTCTCTTGTCTACAATGAAGATAAGAAAAACACAATGGGGCCAGCCCTTGAAAGAATAGACTATCTTCTTATACTGTGGATTATTG ggATGATTTGGTCAGACATTAAAAGACTCTGGTATGAAGGGTTGGAAGACTTTTTAGAAGAATCACGTAATCAACTCAGTTTTGTCATGAATTCACTTTATTTGGCAACCTTTGCCCTCAAAGTGGTTGCTCACAACAAG TTTCATGATTTTGCTGATCGGAAGGACTGGGATGCATTCCATCCTACACTGGTGGCAGAAGGGCTTTTTGCATTTGCCAATGTTCTGAGTTATCTTCGTCTCTTTTTTATGTACACAACAAGCTCTATCTTGGGTCCATTACAG ATTTCAATGGGACAGATGTTACaagattttggaaaatttcttggaatgtttcttcttgttttgttttctttcacaatTGGACTGACACAACTGTATGATAAAGACTATACTCCAAAAGAACAGAAGGACTGTGTAGGCATCTTCTGTGAACAGCAAAGCAATGATACCTTCCATTC GTTCATCGGCACTTGCTTTGCTTTGTTCTGGTATATTTTCTCCTTAGCACATGTGGCAATCTTTGTCACAAGATTTAGCTACGGAGAAGAATTACAGTCCTTCGTCGGAGCTGTTATTGTTGGGACATACAATGTTGTGGTTGTGATTGTGCTTACTAAGCTGCTGGTGGCAATGCTTCATAAAAGTTTTCAGTTGATAGCA AATCATGAAGACAAAGAATGGAAGTTTGCTCGAGCAAAGTTGTGGCTTAGCTACTTTGATGACAAATGTACATTACCCCCACCTTTCAACATCATTCCTTCGCCAAAGACTATCTGCTATATGATTAGTAGCCTCAGTAAATGGATTTGCTCTCATACATCAAAAGGCAAGGTTAAACGGCAGAACAGCTTAAAG GAATGGAGAAATTTGAAgcaaaagagagatgaaaactacCAAAAAGTGATGTGCTGTTTAGTGCATCGTTACTTGACTTCCATGAGACAAAAGATGCAAAGTACAGATCAGGCAACTGTGGAAAATCTAAATGAACTGCGCCAAGATCTGTCAAAATTCCGAAATGAAATAAGGGATTTACTTGGCTTTCGGACTTCTAAATATGCTATGTTTTATCCAAGAAATTAG
- the TRPC1 gene encoding short transient receptor potential channel 1 isoform X6 has protein sequence MSGYRRKPTCKKIMTVLTVGMFWPVLSLCYLIAPKSQFGRIIHTPFMKFIIHGASYFTFLLLLNLYSLVYNEDKKNTMGPALERIDYLLILWIIGMIWSDIKRLWYEGLEDFLEESRNQLSFVMNSLYLATFALKVVAHNKFHDFADRKDWDAFHPTLVAEGLFAFANVLSYLRLFFMYTTSSILGPLQISMGQMLQDFGKFLGMFLLVLFSFTIGLTQLYDKDYTPKEQKDCVGIFCEQQSNDTFHSFIGTCFALFWYIFSLAHVAIFVTRFSYGEELQSFVGAVIVGTYNVVVVIVLTKLLVAMLHKSFQLIANHEDKEWKFARAKLWLSYFDDKCTLPPPFNIIPSPKTICYMISSLSKWICSHTSKGKVKRQNSLKEWRNLKQKRDENYQKVMCCLVHRYLTSMRQKMQSTDQATVENLNELRQDLSKFRNEIRDLLGFRTSKYAMFYPRN, from the exons ATGTCAGGTTACCGACGTAAGCCTACCTGTAAGAAGATAATGACTGTGTTGACAGTTGGCATGTTTTGGCCAGTTTTGTCACTTTGTTATTTGATAGCTCCCAAATCTCAGTTTGGCAGAATTATTCACACACCTTTTATGAAATTTATTATTCATGGagcatcatattttacatttctgcTATTATTAAACCTATACTCTCTTGTCTACAATGAAGATAAGAAAAACACAATGGGGCCAGCCCTTGAAAGAATAGACTATCTTCTTATACTGTGGATTATTG ggATGATTTGGTCAGACATTAAAAGACTCTGGTATGAAGGGTTGGAAGACTTTTTAGAAGAATCACGTAATCAACTCAGTTTTGTCATGAATTCACTTTATTTGGCAACCTTTGCCCTCAAAGTGGTTGCTCACAACAAG TTTCATGATTTTGCTGATCGGAAGGACTGGGATGCATTCCATCCTACACTGGTGGCAGAAGGGCTTTTTGCATTTGCCAATGTTCTGAGTTATCTTCGTCTCTTTTTTATGTACACAACAAGCTCTATCTTGGGTCCATTACAG ATTTCAATGGGACAGATGTTACaagattttggaaaatttcttggaatgtttcttcttgttttgttttctttcacaatTGGACTGACACAACTGTATGATAAAGACTATACTCCAAAAGAACAGAAGGACTGTGTAGGCATCTTCTGTGAACAGCAAAGCAATGATACCTTCCATTC GTTCATCGGCACTTGCTTTGCTTTGTTCTGGTATATTTTCTCCTTAGCACATGTGGCAATCTTTGTCACAAGATTTAGCTACGGAGAAGAATTACAGTCCTTCGTCGGAGCTGTTATTGTTGGGACATACAATGTTGTGGTTGTGATTGTGCTTACTAAGCTGCTGGTGGCAATGCTTCATAAAAGTTTTCAGTTGATAGCA AATCATGAAGACAAAGAATGGAAGTTTGCTCGAGCAAAGTTGTGGCTTAGCTACTTTGATGACAAATGTACATTACCCCCACCTTTCAACATCATTCCTTCGCCAAAGACTATCTGCTATATGATTAGTAGCCTCAGTAAATGGATTTGCTCTCATACATCAAAAGGCAAGGTTAAACGGCAGAACAGCTTAAAG GAATGGAGAAATTTGAAgcaaaagagagatgaaaactacCAAAAAGTGATGTGCTGTTTAGTGCATCGTTACTTGACTTCCATGAGACAAAAGATGCAAAGTACAGATCAGGCAACTGTGGAAAATCTAAATGAACTGCGCCAAGATCTGTCAAAATTCCGAAATGAAATAAGGGATTTACTTGGCTTTCGGACTTCTAAATATGCTATGTTTTATCCAAGAAATTAG